A region of Pseudomonas sp. Marseille-Q3773 DNA encodes the following proteins:
- a CDS encoding DedA family protein has product MLQQFLQDFGYFALFLGTFFEGETILVLAGFLAFRGYMDINLVCLVAFFGSYAGDQLWYFMGRRHGRRILARRPRWQAMGDRALDHIRRHPDIWVLSFRFVYGLRTVMPVAIGLSGYPPRRYLLLNGLGAAIWAVALGAAAYHFGAILEGLLGNVKRYELWVLGGLLALGGLLWLRRRFRTLRAERKAADQAQAPQAEQAVSHEQEPGQRHDHR; this is encoded by the coding sequence ATGCTTCAACAATTCCTGCAGGATTTCGGCTACTTCGCCCTTTTTCTTGGCACCTTCTTCGAAGGCGAGACCATTCTGGTGCTTGCGGGATTCCTTGCGTTCCGCGGTTACATGGACATCAACCTGGTGTGCCTGGTGGCCTTTTTCGGCAGTTATGCCGGCGATCAGCTGTGGTACTTCATGGGCCGTCGCCACGGCCGCAGGATCCTGGCGCGCAGGCCACGCTGGCAGGCGATGGGTGACCGCGCGCTGGACCACATCCGTCGCCACCCCGACATCTGGGTACTGAGCTTCCGCTTCGTCTATGGCCTGCGTACGGTCATGCCGGTGGCGATCGGCCTGTCGGGCTACCCGCCGCGCCGCTACCTGCTGCTGAACGGTCTTGGCGCGGCGATCTGGGCAGTCGCCCTGGGCGCGGCCGCGTACCACTTCGGCGCCATTCTCGAAGGCCTGCTGGGCAACGTGAAGCGCTACGAGCTCTGGGTACTGGGTGGCCTGCTGGCGCTGGGTGGCCTGCTATGGCTGCGCCGGCGCTTCCGTACCCTGCGTGCGGAGCGCAAGGCGGCGGACCAGGCCCAGGCCCCACAGGCTGAGCAGGCCGTAAGCCACGAGCAGGAACCAGGCCAGCGGCACGACCACCGCTAG